A section of the Plutella xylostella chromosome 18, ilPluXylo3.1, whole genome shotgun sequence genome encodes:
- the LOC105386514 gene encoding PE-PGRS family protein PE_PGRS30, with amino-acid sequence MAFVQCTDDPCLFPFQVRALFVSALVCATRAGVLSGAHSHHETYAPSAAYGAPAAQYGPPAAQYGAPAIESHHDHHHIDHHHSDHHTHAELGSAGGSYIADGAGASYSSLSGPGASGPSPVIGGGSYSGASFGGSLQGAPLDGSLSGAALPAGAQLGGAIASGPGGIIDGSGLAGPSGAGFAGPAGGFSGPAGGFGAGPADGGFSGPGALAAGPGAPGFPGPAVLPGGVTTTVGQPRVLGQTVTVGRPRVSETRFELASVVQNVVRRVPVEVTRHVQVGVPQPYPVPVRQEVRVNVPQPYPVQVDVPRQVPYPVYKTQHVEVERPVPYEVVKHVPFEVIRKVPVPVDRPYEVIRKVHFPVEKHVEVPVAVWKPYPIHIIKHVTHYEKKKCWHCGW; translated from the exons ATGGCGTTTGTT CAATGTACTGACGATCCTTGTTTATTCCCGTTTCAGGTTAGAGCGTTGTTTGTATCGGCGCTGGTGTGTGCTACCAGAGCAGGAGTGCTGTCAGGGGCGCACTCCCACCACGAGACCTACGCACCCTCGGCGGCGTATGGGGCTCCCGCCGCGCAGTATGGACCACCAGCCGCGCAGTACGGAGCTCCAGCCATCGAGTCCCACCACGACCACCACCACATCGACCACCATCACTCGGACCACCACACCCACGCCGAGCTGGGTTCCGCCGGCGGCTCATACATCGCTGACGGCGCCGGAGCTAGCTACAGCAGCCTCAGCGGGCCCGGCGCGTCCGGCCCCAGCCCCGTCATCGGCGGAGGCTCCTACTCTGGCGCTTCCTTCGGCGGCTCTCTCCAAGGCGCTCCTCTCGATGGATCACTATCTGGTGCAGCTCTTCCCGCTGGTGCCCAACTCGGTGGAGCTATCGCCAGCGGTCCCGGTGGAATCATCGATGGCTCTGGATTAGCTGGCCCGTCTGGCGCTGGCTTCGCTGGCCCAGCCGGCGGCTTCTCTGGCCCAGCTGGTGGATTCGGAGCTGGACCTGCTGACGGAGGATTCTCCGGCCCTGGCGCCCTTGCCGCCGGCCCCGGCGCTCCTGGCTTCCCCGGCCCCGCTGTGCTCCCCGGAGGAGTGACGACGACCGTCGGCCAGCCACGCGTGCTCGGACAGACGGTGACGGTGGGCCGCCCGCGCGTGTCGGAGACCAGGTTCGAGCTGGCGTCGGTCGTGCAGAACGTGGTGAGACGAGTGCCAGTGGAGGTGACCCGCCACGTGCAGGTGGGCGTGCCCCAGCCGTACCCCGTGCCCGTGCGCCAGGAGGTCCGCGTCAACGTGCCCCAGCCCTACCCCGTGCAGGTCGACGTGCCTCGCCAGGTGCCCTACCCCGTGTACAAGACCCAGCACGTCGAGGTCGAGAGGCCAGTGCCCTACGAGGTGGTCAAGCACGTTCCCTTCGAGGTGATCCGAAAGGTGCCCGTGCCCGTGGACCGCCCGTACGAGGTCATCCGTAAAGTGCACTTCCCGGTTGAGAAGCACGTTGAAGTCCCCGTGGCCGTCTGGAAGCCCTACCCCATCCACATCATCAAGCACGTCACCCACTACGAGAAGAAGAAGTGCTGGCACTGCGGCTGGTGA
- the LOC105386513 gene encoding trichohyalin, with translation MDYPICLTLLMLVGSALALPTDMGPQTFDAKPARTPREEPGAKRPTRQQEYKEVIMYLTPSQIRHLEETQNEHGYILPNALSDASLQSEENKALDQQLQEQLLKQNQGQGSPSLEQQLQEQLEEQEPRPSLQELEKQLVLKQEADKQLQQKLKQEQSLEQQLIKQESSQSITQQLHQQFLNEEEVRQHFEQQLIKEAGENKKQEQKLLKQVYESQQGQNKTETKEKEAKSKANQKLQQKYVVAEGQKAKYKQLAPQLQLVPEQQQNQYVPQHLLRTPQFIYLDVRPEQAQQQPLQELRQVFYPEQNLIRFLQHHRPRPSVEVENQPKYYEPTVAIEPQPAIEVQQQPQLQVIQHPVKVEPQPELLVQDNAQNLEPVQVQLHRQLRPQVEIVQPQPAIQLQLLKRPEPQLQIQLRPQPELQLRPQPELQIRPQPELQLQLHKLSEPQVEIQLRPQPQIQLHKFTEPELQLQPQLKVEHGEMKSEVRILADPPNKFELVPYQYIPEQQDEHKQIGHELFKQQFHFLGEQSKLNAESLHDSNEKLVKLKKQQDQQELLGKEILNNQIKLLQQEANRESEVLKKEIEKQNNEQVLKAVLKLNEEENIKPVHENQALLEDVPKIQELSQLDLLQKISNDQFQKESQKLKPLTHLDILRHQNELSQYAPRFNEPQFSLADIENVIKNIEKEKLKAQKTIEAINRSPPVVVNKEVTLKRRPIELIKTVKVPVPTPYLYPVPQPYAVKVPQPYAVPLQIINPYIVPIVKTEKVEVEKPVPVEVEKRVPVEVEKKVYVHINKPYTVDRFVPYEVKKEIPVEVPLYRPQKFTILRHVWKN, from the exons ATGGACTACCCG ATTTGTTTGACGTTGTTGATGTTGGTGGGGTCGGCGTTGGCCCTTCCCACGGACATGGGGCCTCAGACGTTTGACGCGAAGCCCGCCCGGACGCCCCGGGAGGAGCCAGGCGCCAAGCGGCCCACCAGGCAGCAGGAGTACAAAGAAGTCATCATGTACTTGACTCCAAGTCAAATAAGACATCTTGAAGAGACTCAAAACGAACATGGATATATCCTGCCTAATGCTCTATCAGACGCTTCTCTGCAAAGTGAAGAGAACAAAGCTCTGGACCAGCAGTTACAAGAGCAGCTACTGAAACAAAATCAAGGCCAGGGTAGTCCGAGTTTGGAGCAACAGCTACAAGAACAATTGGAAGAACAAGAACCTCGTCCAAGCTTGCAAGAATTGGAAAAACAACTAGTGCTGAAACAGGAGGCAGATAAACAATTACAACAAAAACTTAAACAAGAACAGAGTCTTGAGCAGCAATTAATTAAGCAAGAATCTAGTCAAAGCATAACACAACAGTTGCATCAACAGTTTTTAAACGAAGAAGAAGTTAGACAACACTTCGAGCAACAATTAATAAAAGAGGCTGGTGAAAATAAGAAACAGGAACAGAAACTTCTTAAACAAGTGTATGAAAGTCAACAGGGTCAAAATAAGACTGAAACCAAAGAGAAGGAAGCTAAATCAAAGGCCAATCAAAAGCTACAGCAGAAATATGTAGTAGCTGAAGGTCAAAAGGCCAAATACAAACAACTCGCTCCCCAATTACAGCTTGTTCCTGAACAACAACAAAACCAATACGTACCGCAGCATCTATTGAGGACACCTCAATTCATTTACTTAGATGTCAGACCAGAGCAAGCTCAGCAACAACCTTTACAGGAACTGCGTCAGGTCTTCTATCCAGAACAAAACTTGATAAGATTTTTGCAACATCACCGACCTCGACCTTCTGTAGAAGTTGAAAATCAGCCTAAATACTATGAACCTACGGTTGCCATTGAACCACAACCTGCTATTGAAGTCCAGCAACAGCCCCAACTGCAAGTAATTCAGCACCCAGTGAAAGTAGAACCACAGCCGGAGTTACTCGTGCAGGACAATGCTCAAAACTTGGAACCGGTTCAAGTCCAGCTGCATCGCCAACTGCGTCCGCAAGTAGAAATTGTTCAACCTCAGCCAGCAATTCAGCTACAGTTACTGAAGCGACCTGAGCCTCAACTTCAAATTCAACTTCGGCCTCAGCCAGAGCTTCAACTTCGACCTCAGCCAGAACTACAAATTCGACCACAGCCAGAACTGCAACTGCAGCTTCATAAACTTTCTGAGCCTCAAGTGGAAATCCAACTTCGTCCTCAGCCCCAAATTCAACTCCACAAATTCACGGAACCTGAACTTCAACTTCAGCCACAGTTGAAGGTCGAACATGgtgaaatgaaatcagaagtGAGGATTCTAGCTGACCCTCCTAATAAATTTGAACTGGTTCCTTATCAATACATTCCAGAACAGCAAGACGAACATAAACAGATTGGACATGAATTATTCAAACAACAGTTTCATTTTCTAGGAGAGCAATCAAAACTGAATGCAGAGTCGTTGCATGATTCCAATGAAAAACTGGTGAAATTGAAGAAACAACAGGATCAACAAGAGCTTTTAGGAAAGGAGATCTTGAACAACCAGATAAAACTTTTACAACAAGAAGCCAATCGGGAATCCGAAGTTTTGAAAAAGGaaatagaaaaacaaaataatgaacaAGTACTCAAGGCAGTTTTGAAATTGAACGAAGAAGAGAATATAAAGCCCGTACATGAAAACCAGGCCCTGCTAGAAGACGTACCAAAGATACAAGAGCTTTCCCAACTGGACTTATTACAAAAGATCAGTAATGATCAGTTCCAGAAGGAATCACAAAAACTGAAGCCGTTGACACATTTAGATATACTTCGTCATCAAAACGAACTAAGTCAATATGCGCCCCGCTTCAACGAGCCACAGTTCTCACTCGCCGACATCGAAAACGTCATCAAAAACATAGAAAAGGAAAAACTGAAGGCACAGAAAACCATAGAAGCTATAAACAGGTCACCACCGGTTGTAGTTAACAAGGAGGTAACTCTAAAGCGGCGTCCAATTGAGTTAATTAAAACCGTAAAAGTACCAGTGCCGACTCCGTATTTATATCCGGTTCCTCAGCCGTACGCAGTCAAAGTTCCGCAACCATACGCAGTTCCACTACAGATTATTAATCCCTACATCGTACCGATAGTGAAGACGGAAAAAGTAGAAGTTGAAAAACCGGTACCCGTTGAGGTGGAAAAGCGTGTACCAGTGGAAGTCGAAAAAAAGGTTTACGTTCACATTAATAAACCTTATACGGTAGATAGATTTGTACCTTATGAAGTAAAGAAAGAGATTCCTGTTGAAGTACCTCTTTATAGGCCACAGAAATTCACAATTCTGAGGCATGTTTGGAAGAATTGA